One segment of Nocardioides sp. QY071 DNA contains the following:
- a CDS encoding response regulator transcription factor, with product MSEPVRVVVVDDQELFRRGLTMLLGIEDGIEVVGEASNGLDGVSLVVSSVPDVVLLDVRMPKQSGIEACVAIKEAVPMTKIIMLTVSDEEADLYEAVKSGASGYLLKDSSIEEVAQGIRVVADGQSLISPSMAAKLIDEFKTMSKPDRTAGPALKLTERELEVLRAVARGLSNRDVASLLAISENTVKNHVRNILEKLQLHSRMEAVMYAVRAKLVELE from the coding sequence GTGAGCGAGCCGGTACGTGTTGTGGTGGTCGACGACCAGGAGCTGTTCCGGCGTGGGCTGACCATGCTGTTGGGCATCGAGGACGGCATCGAGGTCGTCGGCGAGGCCAGCAACGGCCTCGACGGCGTCAGCCTCGTGGTCAGCAGCGTGCCCGACGTGGTGCTGCTGGACGTCCGGATGCCCAAGCAGTCCGGGATCGAGGCGTGTGTCGCGATCAAGGAGGCGGTCCCGATGACGAAGATCATCATGCTGACCGTCTCCGACGAGGAGGCCGACCTCTACGAGGCGGTCAAGAGCGGTGCCTCGGGCTACCTCCTCAAGGACTCGTCCATCGAGGAGGTGGCCCAGGGCATCCGCGTCGTCGCCGACGGCCAGTCGCTGATCAGCCCGTCGATGGCGGCCAAGCTGATCGACGAGTTCAAGACGATGTCGAAGCCCGACCGCACCGCCGGCCCGGCCCTCAAGCTCACCGAGCGTGAGCTCGAGGTGCTCCGGGCCGTCGCGCGCGGCCTGAGCAACCGCGACGTCGCCTCGCTGCTCGCGATCAGCGAGAACACCGTCAAGAACCACGTCCGCAACATCCTCGAGAAGCTCCAGCTGCACTCGCGCATGGAAGCGGTCATGTACGCCGTGCGCGCCAAGCTGGTCGAGCTGGAGTGA